The following are encoded together in the Triticum dicoccoides isolate Atlit2015 ecotype Zavitan chromosome 6B, WEW_v2.0, whole genome shotgun sequence genome:
- the LOC119320596 gene encoding uncharacterized protein LOC119320596, which translates to MTTGGGHRVSPAVAAGPLEDDNVLGEILVRLSPEPSSIPRALVCKPWGRIAASADFRRLWRDRHGRPPVLGVFEKRMTTLLLTPGLQAPDRIPRERFSLQVCSEAAWNTWCVLGVRQGRVLIMNWTLREFLIYNPFSGERDRVPFPPDLSLPPDFFDDAYNANGALLWDDEQRPLKLVLVACSGRTRVEARVYSSETGTWGDIISIPEPCRLTSVPVTVVGNRLYCWLKRPVNSILEFNLDSQTLALITRPPRANLKSRNCRIIPGEDGAVGLALFLYPAIELWNRNVNSHGVATWVLRKTVILDSIFDLAPSSTGQWRSLVLGYAEDANAILISVYKEMCIRVFTVQLESMQCKRIHGHFLNDLYHPFASFYAAGPSTAQILAPVNNHGGAGGAQHNG; encoded by the exons ATGACCACCGGCGGCGGCCACCGCGTTTCGCCGGCGGTTGCGGCGGGGCCGCTGGAGGATGACAACGTCCTCGGCGAGATCCTCGTCCGCCTCTCCCCGGAGCCATCGTCCATCCCGCGGGCGCTTGTCTGCAAGCCGTGGGGTCGCATCGCCGCCTCCGCGGACTTCCGCCGCCTCTGGCGCGACCGCCACGGGAGACCCCCGGTCCTAGGCGTCTTCGAGAAGCGCATGACGACTCTGCTCTTGACACCTGGCCTGCAAGCTCCAGATCGCATCCCCAGGGAGCGCTTCTCCCTCCAGGTCTGCAGCGAGGCCGCGTGGAACACCTGGTGCGTGCTCGGGGTCCGCCAGGGCCGCGTCCTCATCATGAACTGGACGCTGCGTGAGTTCCTCATCTACAACCCTTTTTCCGGTGAGCGCGACCGCGTGCCATTCCCACCGGATCTCTCACTCCCACCGGATTTCTTCGACGACGCGTACAACGCCAATGGAGCTCTGCTCTGGGACGACGAGCAGCGCCCACTGAAGCTGGTCTTGGTAGCCTGCTCGGGCCGCACCAGAGTTGAGGCCCGTGTGTACTCCTCTGAGACGGGCACATGGGGAGACATCATCTCCATTCCTGAGCCATGTCGTCTTACCAGCGTCCCCGTCACCGTGGTCGGCAACCGCCTCTACTGTTGGCTCAAAAGGCCTGTGAATAGCATACTAGAGTTCAATCTGGATAGCCAGACCCTAGCTCTCATCACAAGGCCTCCCCGTGCCAACCTCAAGAGCCGCAACTGCCGGATCATCCCAGGAGAGGATGGCGCTGTTGGCCTCGCCTTATTCTTGTACCCTGCCATCGAACTGTGGAACCGCAACGTCAACTCTCATGGTGTTGCAACATGGGTGCTGCGCAAGACCGTTATCCTGGACAGCATCTTTGATCTGGCGCCGTCTTCAACGGGGCAATGGAGGTCATTAGTTCTCGGGTATGCCGAGGATGCTAATGCCATTCTTATATCGGTGTACAAAGAGATGTGCATCCGTGTTTTTACGGTTCAACTTGAGTCAATGCAGTGCAAGAGAATTCATGGACACTTTCTCAATGATTTGTATCATCCGTTCGCCAGTTTCTATGCTGCAG GTCCATCGACGGCACAAATTCTTGCTCCTGTGAACAACCATGGGGGTGCTGGTGGGGCACAGCATAATGGCTAG